A genomic segment from Zonotrichia albicollis isolate bZonAlb1 chromosome 19, bZonAlb1.hap1, whole genome shotgun sequence encodes:
- the CD7 gene encoding T-cell antigen CD7 — MLWMLFLPNASLFLLLLPCFPAQDAKSNRPLEQSPLHANPEQGQSVNITCELKSSHEEKFYLFRTHVKPGTVLSVSNLSRSEVSPAFGNRLEYSREGNRIVVILHKLQEKDSDNYICAQEVKGSALLSARGTMVLVKDAEVGQACEKSSWDLYALLMVVAVLLCALVCCALYRVDVKKYFQRKKPNEVYEDMSYNSRRSTLVRTNTYSRGE, encoded by the exons ATGCTGTGGATGCTGTTTCTCCCAAATGCATCCCTCTTTCTCCTGCTTCTCCCGTGCTTCCCTGCCCAGGATG CTAAATCCAATAGGCCTCTAGAGCAGTCACCACTCCATGCCAACCCAGAGCAAGGCCAGTCTGTCAACATCACCTGTGAGTTGAAAAGCTCACACGAAGAGAAGTTCTACTTGTTCAGGACTCATGTGAAGCCTGGCACAGTTCTGTCTGTGTCAAATCTCAGCAGATCAGAGGTTTCTCCCGCCTTTGGGAATCGCTTGGAGTATTCAAGGGAAGGAAATAGAATTGTGGTGATTCTACACAAGCTACAGGAAAAGGACAGTGATAATTACATCTGTGCCCAGGAGGTGAAGggttctgctctgctctctgcaagaGGCACCATGGTGCTGGTTAAAG ATGCAGAAGTGGGGCAGGCATGTGAGAAGAGCTCCTGGGATTTGTATGCCCTTCTCATGGTGGTGGCTGTGCTGTTGTGTGCCCTGGTGTGCTGCGCCTTGTACCGTGTGGAT GTGAAGAAATATTTCCAGAGGAAAAAGCCCAATGAGGTATATGAAGACATGTCCTACAACTCCAGACGGAGCACCCTGGTCAGAACCAACACCTATTCCAGAGGTGAATAA